The Nitrospinota bacterium genomic sequence CTAGCGGTGGATATGTTTTAACCAGAAGACCAGCGGATATCAGCATAATGGATATATTTTCTGCTGTTGAAGAGGGTATATACCCCGTGAATTGTATAAGAGAGAATATAGATACAAACAAAATATGTGATAGGCAGGATGGCTGTGTCACCCGATTAGTCTGGAAGAAGCTGTATGAACAAACCTCAAAGCTCCTTGCAACTACCACTTTAAAAGATGCGTGTAAAGAACTGGATAATCTAAAAAAGAAAAAAACAAAGACCCTACGATAAAATTACACAGCAAAATTGTATTGA encodes the following:
- a CDS encoding Rrf2 family transcriptional regulator, which encodes MWLTTRGRYAARAMIDLACHSKGRPVSLQPISERQNISLYYLGQLFMNLRKAGLVKGMRGPSGGYVLTRRPADISIMDIFSAVEEGIYPVNCIRENIDTNKICDRQDGCVTRLVWKKLYEQTSKLLATTTLKDACKELDNLKKKKTKTLR